The DNA sequence AGGAACGGGATCATCGACATCAGGATGCCCGGCGTACAGAAGCCGCACTGCAGGCCGTGCGCGTCGCGAAAGGCCTCCTGCAGCGGGTGCATGGGGCCGGTGCCGGCGGTCAGGTCCTCGACCGTGGTGATCTCGGCGCCGTCCGCCTGCACGGCGAACACCAGGCACGAGCGCACCGCCTCGCCGTCGATCATCACGGTGCAGGCGCCGCACACGCCGTGTTCGCAGCCCACGTGCGTGCCGGTGAGCGACAGGTCCTGGCGCAGAAAATCGCTCAGCAGCAGGCGCGGCTCTACCTCGCGCCGGTACTGGGCGCCATTGACGGAAAGGGAAACGTCCACGGGTTGGGCCACGCGTGCGGGCTGTGTCGGGGTGGAACCGAGGATTTCCAGGCGGGCGCGGACGCGTGAGGCGGGTGCGTCCGGTGTCGCCGGGGAAGGTGAGGCTGCAAACAGACAGATAGGATGCCACGTTCCCCGCCGCAAGTAGGCGCGCTCGCGGCTGGCGGACCGCGGCCCTAAGTTGGCGGCCTGCCGGGCGGCGCCGCCGCCGCCCGCCTGCAAATGAGCACGGGATACCGATGACGCCGCCGAAAGCCATCCTGTTCGACGCCGGAAGCACGCTGGTCTGGCTGGATCACCCCTATCTCCTGGACCTCGCCCGCCAGTACGGGATCGAGGTTTCGATGGAGCGGCTGCTGGACGCCGAGTACACCGCCAAGACGCGGCTGGACGAGCTGATCCGCAGCGGCGAGGTCAGCGACGACCGCAAGCGCGGCGAGGTGTTCTTCGCAGAGATCTTCCGCCAGGTGGGCGTGGGCCGGGAAGCGTTTCCTTCCATCGCCAAGGCGCTCTGGGCGAGGCACGC is a window from the Longimicrobium sp. genome containing:
- a CDS encoding (2Fe-2S)-binding protein, yielding MAQPVDVSLSVNGAQYRREVEPRLLLSDFLRQDLSLTGTHVGCEHGVCGACTVMIDGEAVRSCLVFAVQADGAEITTVEDLTAGTGPMHPLQEAFRDAHGLQCGFCTPGILMSMIPFLRDNPSPTEPEVREALSGNLCRCTGYQNIVQAVQLAAERMGASAETDKEVEAL